A section of the Bryobacteraceae bacterium genome encodes:
- a CDS encoding methyltransferase, whose translation MKPDLHIERWPLERLIPYAKNPRTHTEEQVAQIAASIAEFGFVNPVLVGADGVIIAGHARVMAARKLGMAEAPVIVLDHLSEAQRRALVIADNKLAMNAGWDEEMLRVELEALREDDFNLDLLGFEDAEIEALLAEPDEVVTGNTDEDAVPETSETAVTVPGDVWVLGDHRLLCGDATQMEAVEKVLAGGLADTAWTDPPYGVNYGATMKDKLRKKHRRIANDNLGPAFEPFLRDACANILAVTKGAVYICMSSSELHTLHKAFTAAGGHWSTFLIWAKNTFTMGRADYQRQYEPILYGWKEGAGHYWCGARDQGDVWFVKKPVANDLHPTMKPVELVERAIRNSSKSGDTVLDPFAGSGSTLIACEKAHRQARLIELEPTYCDVIIRRFEEFSGKHAVLESDGRGFAEVALERGAVAA comes from the coding sequence GTGAAGCCCGACCTCCACATCGAGCGCTGGCCGCTGGAGCGGCTGATTCCCTACGCAAAGAATCCCCGCACGCACACCGAGGAGCAGGTCGCGCAGATCGCAGCGTCGATCGCTGAGTTCGGGTTCGTCAATCCCGTCCTCGTCGGGGCCGACGGAGTCATCATCGCCGGCCACGCGCGCGTGATGGCGGCGCGCAAGCTTGGGATGGCCGAAGCGCCGGTGATCGTGCTCGATCACTTGAGCGAGGCGCAGCGCCGTGCGCTCGTGATCGCCGACAACAAGCTGGCGATGAACGCCGGGTGGGATGAGGAGATGCTGCGGGTGGAGCTGGAGGCCTTGCGCGAGGATGACTTCAACCTCGACCTGCTGGGCTTCGAAGACGCGGAGATCGAAGCGCTACTCGCGGAGCCTGATGAGGTCGTCACCGGCAACACCGATGAGGATGCTGTCCCCGAGACGTCCGAGACGGCGGTGACGGTGCCCGGCGACGTGTGGGTGCTTGGAGACCACCGCCTGTTGTGCGGCGATGCCACGCAGATGGAAGCGGTGGAGAAGGTGCTCGCAGGCGGGCTGGCCGACACGGCCTGGACAGACCCTCCCTATGGGGTGAACTACGGCGCGACGATGAAGGACAAGCTTCGAAAGAAGCATCGCCGGATCGCCAACGATAACCTCGGACCCGCGTTCGAACCCTTCCTGCGCGACGCCTGCGCCAACATCCTCGCCGTCACGAAGGGCGCCGTCTACATCTGCATGTCGTCCTCTGAGCTGCACACACTACACAAAGCATTCACGGCTGCAGGCGGACATTGGTCGACGTTCCTCATCTGGGCCAAGAACACGTTCACTATGGGCCGCGCCGATTACCAGCGGCAGTATGAGCCGATCCTCTACGGCTGGAAAGAAGGCGCGGGCCACTACTGGTGCGGCGCCCGCGACCAGGGCGATGTGTGGTTCGTGAAGAAGCCCGTCGCCAACGACCTGCACCCGACCATGAAACCGGTGGAGTTGGTCGAGCGCGCGATCCGTAACTCGAGCAAGAGCGGCGACACGGTGCTCGATCCCTTCGCCGGGTCGGGCTCGACGCTCATTGCCTGCGAGAAGGCTCACCGCCAAGCGCGGCTGATCGAGTTGGAGCCCACCTACTGCGATGTCATCATCCGGCGCTTTGAAGAGTTCTCCGGCAAGCATGCCGTGCTTGAATCCGACGGACGAGGGTTCGCGGAGGTCGCTCTGGAACGAGGAGCGGTGGCGGCGTGA
- a CDS encoding IS481 family transposase, translating to MSTREKLIKARLGLLALAQELDNVRLACKRAGISRSHFYEIKEAYEKYGAEGLAPQPWRRPRMPNQTPPELEQRILEMTEQFPTYSYVRISGQLRLIGVGVSPSTVRAVWQRHGLTLRIHRLFWLEQKTADRGGVLTDRQIRLIQLHRRRTVDPEQHVEAPYPGYLLCQDTYFVGTIKGVGKIYMQSVVDANCSLAFARLALSKAPMTAVDTLYDRVLPFYEESGVAVEHILTDNGREYCGRALQHFFELFLALNQIQHRRTEVRSPETNGFCERFHRTVKEEFFSVAFRKTLYESLDQLQADLDRYLDFYNRQRAHQGYRTKGRTPYQAFSDGLALLPQQEAA from the coding sequence ATGAGCACCAGAGAGAAGCTTATCAAGGCCCGCTTGGGGCTATTGGCCCTGGCCCAGGAACTCGACAACGTCCGCCTGGCCTGCAAGCGTGCCGGCATCAGCAGGAGCCACTTCTACGAAATCAAGGAAGCTTACGAAAAGTACGGTGCCGAGGGCTTGGCGCCGCAGCCGTGGCGTCGCCCTCGGATGCCCAACCAGACGCCTCCGGAACTCGAACAGCGCATCCTTGAGATGACCGAGCAATTCCCCACCTACAGCTATGTCCGCATCAGCGGCCAACTCCGCCTCATCGGCGTCGGCGTTTCGCCTTCCACGGTGCGCGCCGTCTGGCAGCGCCACGGACTCACTCTGCGCATCCACCGCCTGTTCTGGCTGGAGCAAAAGACCGCCGATCGCGGCGGCGTGCTGACCGACCGCCAGATCCGGCTCATCCAACTCCACCGCCGGCGAACGGTCGATCCCGAACAGCACGTCGAAGCGCCGTATCCAGGCTATTTGCTGTGCCAGGACACCTACTTCGTCGGCACCATCAAGGGCGTCGGCAAGATCTACATGCAGAGCGTGGTCGACGCCAATTGCTCGCTGGCGTTCGCCAGGCTGGCGCTGTCGAAGGCGCCGATGACGGCCGTGGACACGCTCTACGACCGTGTGCTGCCCTTCTATGAAGAGAGCGGCGTGGCGGTTGAGCACATCCTCACCGATAATGGCAGGGAATACTGTGGGCGCGCGTTGCAGCATTTCTTTGAGCTGTTCCTGGCGCTGAACCAGATCCAGCATCGCCGCACCGAAGTGCGCTCGCCGGAGACCAACGGCTTCTGCGAACGCTTCCACCGCACGGTGAAGGAGGAGTTCTTCTCGGTGGCCTTCCGCAAGACCCTCTATGAAAGCCTGGACCAGCTCCAGGCCGACCTGGACCGATACCTGGATTTCTACAACCGCCAGCGAGCCCATCAGGGTTACCGCACGAAGGGAAGGACCCCCTACCAGGCCTTCTCAGATGGTTTGGCTTTGCTGCCTCAGCAGGAGGCAGCATGA
- a CDS encoding minor capsid protein E: MAVERSISCLVRESSTTRTPEMVALTAAINKIPNTYGRMEQLNLMPPTGVRTRTIIIEEMSGVLNLLPTQPVGAPGTVGTQGKRKVRSFVIPHIPHDDAVLPEEVQGIRAFGSESETEALADLLALKLQNMRNKHAITLEHLRMGALKGVILDADGSVLYNLYTEFEITPKTVNFALGTASTEVLLKVLEVKRHIEDNLKGEFMTGILCLCSSSFYDAFTTHAKVKEAFQYYQRNQQLGNDYRTGFTFGGVTFEEYRGQATDASGAVRKFIADDEAHFFPLGTANTFRTFFAPADFNETANTLGLPLYAKQEPRKFGRGTDLHTQQNPLPICLRPEVLVKGTKS; the protein is encoded by the coding sequence GTGGCGGTGGAGAGATCCATTTCCTGCCTGGTTAGGGAGTCGAGCACGACGCGGACGCCGGAGATGGTCGCCCTCACGGCGGCCATCAACAAGATTCCCAACACCTACGGGCGCATGGAGCAGTTGAACCTCATGCCGCCCACGGGTGTCCGGACCCGCACCATCATCATCGAAGAGATGAGTGGCGTGCTGAACCTGCTGCCCACGCAGCCTGTGGGCGCGCCCGGAACGGTGGGCACGCAGGGCAAGCGCAAGGTGCGCTCGTTCGTCATCCCGCACATTCCGCACGATGATGCCGTGCTGCCTGAGGAAGTTCAGGGCATCCGCGCCTTCGGTTCGGAGTCGGAGACCGAGGCGCTGGCCGATCTGCTCGCCCTGAAGCTCCAGAACATGCGCAACAAGCACGCGATCACCTTGGAGCATCTGCGCATGGGCGCGCTCAAGGGCGTGATCCTCGATGCCGACGGCTCGGTGCTCTACAACCTCTACACCGAGTTCGAGATCACGCCCAAGACGGTGAACTTCGCCCTGGGCACAGCCTCGACCGAGGTGCTGCTGAAAGTGCTCGAAGTGAAGCGCCACATCGAGGACAACCTCAAGGGCGAGTTCATGACGGGCATCCTGTGCCTGTGCTCTTCGAGCTTCTACGACGCCTTCACGACGCACGCGAAGGTGAAGGAGGCCTTCCAGTACTACCAGCGCAACCAGCAGCTCGGCAACGACTACCGCACGGGGTTCACCTTCGGCGGCGTGACGTTCGAGGAGTACCGCGGCCAGGCGACCGACGCGTCTGGCGCGGTGCGGAAGTTCATCGCCGATGATGAGGCGCATTTCTTCCCGCTCGGCACGGCGAATACCTTCCGGACCTTCTTTGCCCCGGCGGACTTCAACGAGACGGCGAACACGCTGGGACTGCCGCTCTACGCCAAGCAGGAGCCCCGCAAGTTCGGCCGCGGCACCGACCTGCACACGCAGCAGAATCCGCTGCCGATCTGCCTGCGGCCCGAGGTGCTGGTCAAGGGGACGAAGTCCTGA